In the Candidatus Cloacimonas acidaminovorans str. Evry genome, one interval contains:
- a CDS encoding AAA family ATPase, whose amino-acid sequence MTKEELIQDITAMQSLKETLLNEIHNVIIGQDRVLTDVLIALFANGHILLEGVPGLAKTLLISSLAKALSLSFSRIQFTPDLMPSDITGTEILVNDPITEKKHFEYIKGPIFANIILADEINRTPPKTQAALLQAMQEYAVTSGTVTRPLSKPFLVMATQNPIEQEGTYPLPEAQLDRFMFFINIDYPTLEEELQIAESTTGLENPVITPQLTGQQIISLQQAVRSLPVSDHVLKFAVNLVRKSRPNTDDALNEIKQWVAWGAGPRASQYLILSAKARAALDGRLTPAEEDVKASAINVLQHRILPSFAAQAEGINSKQIINWLLEQK is encoded by the coding sequence ATGACTAAAGAAGAACTGATACAAGATATAACTGCAATGCAGAGCTTGAAAGAAACCCTGCTGAACGAAATACATAATGTTATAATTGGTCAGGACAGAGTTCTAACCGATGTCCTCATTGCCCTTTTTGCCAATGGACATATTCTTCTGGAAGGTGTTCCGGGATTAGCAAAAACCTTGCTTATTTCTTCTCTGGCAAAAGCACTTTCGCTTTCTTTCAGTCGGATTCAATTTACCCCCGATTTAATGCCTTCCGATATAACCGGAACGGAGATTTTGGTAAATGACCCCATTACCGAAAAAAAGCACTTTGAATACATCAAAGGTCCTATTTTTGCCAATATCATTCTGGCAGATGAAATTAACCGCACACCTCCTAAAACTCAAGCAGCTTTATTACAGGCAATGCAAGAATATGCAGTAACCAGCGGAACCGTTACCCGTCCCTTAAGTAAACCGTTTTTAGTGATGGCAACTCAAAATCCCATTGAACAGGAAGGAACTTATCCCCTTCCGGAAGCACAGTTAGACCGTTTTATGTTCTTTATCAATATTGATTACCCTACTTTAGAAGAAGAACTCCAAATTGCCGAAAGCACTACGGGACTGGAAAATCCTGTAATTACACCTCAGCTGACGGGTCAACAAATAATATCTTTACAACAAGCAGTGCGTTCTCTTCCTGTAAGTGATCATGTTCTTAAATTTGCCGTAAATTTAGTAAGAAAATCCCGTCCCAATACGGATGATGCCTTAAATGAAATTAAACAGTGGGTTGCCTGGGGAGCAGGACCACGTGCTTCACAATATCTTATTCTTTCTGCCAAAGCAAGAGCCGCTTTAGATGGACGTTTAACTCCTGCAGAAGAAGATGTTAAGGCATCTGCCATCAATGTGTTACAGCATCGTATTTTACCCTCCTTCGCAGCTCAAGCGGAAGGAATTAACTCCAAACAAATCATTAACTGGTTACTGGAGCAAAAATGA
- the gyrB gene encoding DNA topoisomerase (ATP-hydrolyzing) subunit B gives MQSSTYTASNIKVLKGLEAVRKRPAMYIGGTSERGLHHLVYEVIDNSIDEALAGYCDEIICTITTEGNIRVEDNGRGIPVDIQKDMGVPAVQVVLTVLHAGGKFDDKSYKVAGGLHGVGVSVVNALSEFLEVNIFKDGKEYFMRFERGLPVTELQVLGDTNKTGTVVTFRPDPLIFETTEFSFDYLTSRLRELAFLNSGLRIILKDERSGRVHDFKYEGGIKSFVEYLNQNKKPLFPNPIYISSVKEGMEFEVALQYNEGYQENIFSFANNINTTEGGTHLSGFKSGLTRAVNTYIKNADLLKNEKVSPSGEDIREGLTAVISLKIANPQFEGQTKTKLQNSEVEGIVNSAVYEKLMEYFEEHPAEAKNITMKSILAARSREAARKARELTRRKTVLESGSLPGKLADCTLSDPEKTELFLVEGDSAGGSAKQGRDRSFQAILPLWGKMLNTEKARVDKVLNNDKIQPIILALGAGIGQEFDISKLRYHKIIIMADADVDGSHIATLLMTFFYRYMRPVIEEGKLYIAMPPLFQVRKGKQKVYVYNEEERDKAIREFGEKGVLVQRYKGLGEMNAEQLWETTLDPKNRKMIAIKMDDAIEADRMFTILMGDEVEPRREFIQENARYVKNLDV, from the coding sequence ATGCAAAGCTCAACTTATACAGCCAGCAATATCAAAGTGCTGAAGGGTCTGGAAGCTGTCCGTAAAAGGCCTGCAATGTATATTGGAGGCACCAGTGAACGCGGTTTGCATCACTTGGTTTACGAAGTTATAGATAATTCTATAGATGAAGCATTAGCAGGTTATTGCGATGAAATTATTTGCACTATAACCACCGAAGGAAATATTAGAGTGGAAGATAACGGACGCGGAATTCCTGTTGATATCCAAAAAGATATGGGAGTTCCGGCAGTGCAGGTTGTCTTAACGGTTCTGCATGCAGGGGGGAAATTTGACGATAAAAGTTATAAAGTAGCCGGAGGTCTGCATGGAGTTGGTGTTTCAGTAGTAAATGCTCTTTCGGAATTTCTGGAAGTGAATATTTTTAAGGACGGGAAAGAATACTTTATGCGCTTTGAAAGAGGTCTTCCGGTAACCGAATTACAGGTTTTAGGGGATACCAATAAAACCGGAACAGTAGTAACTTTCCGTCCCGATCCACTTATTTTTGAAACAACGGAATTCAGCTTTGATTATTTAACTTCCCGCTTAAGAGAACTGGCATTCCTGAATAGTGGATTACGCATTATTCTAAAAGATGAACGCAGTGGTCGGGTTCATGATTTTAAATATGAGGGGGGAATAAAAAGTTTTGTGGAATACTTAAATCAGAACAAAAAACCGCTTTTCCCCAATCCGATATACATTTCCAGCGTGAAAGAAGGAATGGAATTTGAAGTAGCCCTTCAATATAACGAGGGTTATCAGGAAAACATTTTCAGTTTTGCCAATAATATTAATACTACTGAAGGGGGAACCCATTTAAGCGGATTTAAAAGCGGTTTAACGCGTGCTGTAAATACCTACATCAAAAATGCCGATCTGCTTAAAAATGAAAAGGTTAGTCCTTCTGGTGAAGATATTAGAGAAGGGCTTACTGCAGTTATTTCACTTAAAATTGCCAATCCCCAATTTGAGGGACAGACCAAAACCAAACTGCAAAATTCGGAAGTGGAAGGAATTGTTAATAGTGCTGTTTACGAAAAGCTTATGGAGTATTTTGAAGAGCATCCTGCTGAAGCAAAAAATATTACAATGAAAAGTATTTTAGCAGCACGCAGTAGAGAAGCAGCCAGAAAGGCAAGAGAACTTACCAGGAGAAAAACTGTCCTGGAAAGTGGCTCCCTGCCAGGAAAACTTGCTGATTGCACTTTAAGCGATCCGGAAAAAACAGAACTCTTTTTAGTGGAGGGTGACTCGGCAGGCGGAAGCGCCAAACAAGGAAGAGATCGTTCTTTTCAGGCAATACTTCCTTTGTGGGGAAAAATGCTGAACACGGAAAAAGCAAGAGTGGATAAGGTTTTGAACAACGATAAAATTCAACCGATTATTTTAGCTTTGGGAGCTGGAATTGGACAGGAATTTGACATTAGCAAACTGCGTTATCATAAAATCATTATAATGGCTGATGCTGATGTAGACGGCTCTCATATTGCCACTTTGCTAATGACCTTTTTCTATCGCTATATGCGTCCCGTAATTGAAGAAGGTAAACTCTATATTGCAATGCCGCCTCTTTTTCAGGTTCGCAAAGGAAAACAGAAGGTTTATGTGTATAATGAAGAAGAACGGGATAAAGCAATTCGGGAATTTGGTGAAAAAGGTGTGCTTGTTCAACGCTATAAAGGACTTGGTGAAATGAATGCGGAACAGCTTTGGGAAACCACTCTTGATCCTAAAAACCGGAAAATGATTGCTATCAAAATGGATGATGCCATTGAGGCGGATAGAATGTTTACCATTTTAATGGGCGATGAAGTAGAACCCAGAAGGGAATTTATTCAGGAAAATGCCCGCTATGTAAAAAATCTTGATGTTTAA
- a CDS encoding LVIVD repeat-containing protein, which translates to MKRFIFFLLCLLMCISLFAIDNKFLHQLVQVKSSQAYSIRFDDDLVYTNNQNYIWVYSIFNAWQPKLEAAFFSPNPIEDIETLAGKHLYVASNEPTNQVILIDSLYTGSRIFFPQTIVGDKLTREGSILYVADRYRGIDIINLSGGSTRELLATFSEKWGIKDFVASYPYIFALNDFGLVAVDITDQSYPVSLGVNYEIIDATCLVKNGNTIWIGAGKNLLAFNVYEPKKPTLISQIRMTNEILSLDIKDNRLFIALGRGGVKIIDVTNPLKTEDINNIFLTIPVYDLDVANDYIFLGLGKEGWMLYEYR; encoded by the coding sequence ATGAAACGCTTTATATTCTTTCTTCTTTGCCTGCTAATGTGTATATCCCTCTTTGCCATTGATAATAAATTTCTGCATCAACTGGTTCAGGTTAAAAGTTCGCAGGCATATTCCATCCGCTTTGACGATGATTTGGTTTATACTAATAACCAGAATTACATTTGGGTTTATTCCATATTTAATGCCTGGCAGCCCAAACTGGAAGCTGCCTTTTTTTCTCCCAATCCAATTGAGGATATTGAAACTCTTGCCGGCAAACATCTTTATGTAGCTTCCAATGAACCTACCAATCAGGTTATTCTGATAGATAGCTTATATACTGGCTCCCGCATTTTCTTCCCCCAAACAATTGTAGGTGATAAACTTACCCGCGAAGGTTCTATCCTTTATGTGGCAGACCGTTATAGAGGAATTGATATTATTAATTTAAGCGGTGGAAGCACACGCGAATTATTAGCTACTTTTTCTGAAAAATGGGGCATTAAGGACTTTGTGGCAAGTTACCCTTATATTTTTGCTCTCAATGATTTTGGTTTAGTTGCCGTAGATATTACCGATCAATCCTATCCTGTTTCTTTGGGTGTAAATTACGAAATTATAGATGCCACTTGTTTGGTTAAAAACGGAAATACAATTTGGATCGGTGCCGGAAAAAACCTCTTGGCTTTCAATGTTTATGAACCCAAAAAGCCAACTCTCATCAGCCAAATTAGAATGACTAACGAAATCCTGAGTTTGGATATTAAAGATAACCGTCTTTTTATTGCCTTAGGTCGCGGGGGAGTTAAAATTATTGATGTAACTAATCCCCTCAAGACAGAAGACATCAACAACATCTTTCTCACTATTCCCGTTTACGATTTGGATGTAGCCAATGATTACATTTTTTTAGGACTGGGAAAAGAGGGTTGGATGCTCTATGAATACCGGTAA
- a CDS encoding DNA adenine methylase, which translates to MEDQILSEVNLKEYMPTTQMKLFNFDAKPFLKWAGGKGQLIPELVDRLPDKFKKSMHIPVYIEPFIGGGAFFFYLQSCFQIDKSFIIDINRDLIITYQVIKYAVENLIALLSELDNKYNNASQTERTTLYYDIRKKFNYSKKHLDTTYNELWIRHSAYMIFLNRTCFNGLYRENKNGEFNVPHGRYDKPSICQAENLWDANKALSNTKILQGDFSLAANYVEENTLIYYDPPYRPLTKTSNFNSYAKEGFADKDQIRLANFFQEMDRPDVYQILSNSDPRVTNPKDDFFDNLYKEYKISRIQAKRMINSDAEKRGNITEILVTNY; encoded by the coding sequence ATGGAAGACCAGATATTATCTGAAGTAAACCTTAAGGAATATATGCCTACCACTCAGATGAAATTGTTTAACTTTGATGCAAAACCCTTTTTAAAATGGGCAGGTGGTAAAGGACAACTAATTCCCGAACTTGTTGATCGGCTTCCGGATAAATTCAAAAAAAGTATGCATATTCCTGTTTATATTGAACCATTTATTGGAGGTGGTGCATTTTTCTTTTATTTACAATCCTGTTTTCAGATAGATAAATCTTTCATAATAGATATCAACCGTGATTTGATCATAACCTATCAAGTTATTAAATATGCTGTAGAGAATTTAATTGCTTTATTATCCGAATTGGATAATAAATATAATAATGCTTCCCAAACTGAGAGAACTACTTTGTATTATGATATCAGAAAAAAGTTTAATTATAGTAAAAAGCACCTTGATACCACTTACAACGAATTATGGATAAGACACTCTGCCTATATGATTTTTCTTAATAGGACTTGTTTTAACGGTTTATATAGAGAGAATAAAAACGGGGAATTTAATGTCCCTCATGGTCGTTATGATAAACCCTCAATATGTCAAGCAGAAAACCTTTGGGATGCGAATAAAGCACTGTCTAATACAAAAATTCTACAGGGTGACTTTTCCTTGGCTGCAAATTATGTTGAAGAAAACACCTTAATTTATTATGATCCTCCCTATAGACCATTAACCAAGACCTCCAATTTCAATTCTTATGCCAAAGAAGGTTTTGCCGATAAAGACCAAATCAGATTAGCTAACTTTTTTCAGGAAATGGATAGACCTGATGTATATCAGATTTTATCAAACTCCGATCCCAGAGTTACAAATCCCAAGGATGACTTTTTTGATAACCTCTATAAAGAGTATAAGATAAGCCGAATACAAGCAAAAAGAATGATAAATTCCGATGCCGAAAAAAGAGGTAATATTACTGAAATACTTGTGACGAATTATTGA
- a CDS encoding DNA-methyltransferase, with product MSYSKYFSAEGFCLYWGNCMEILKELEPNSIDMIFADPPYFLSDGTITCKSGKMVSVKKGDWDLLDEFNNKSEFHHKWISVCRQILKPSGTIWISGTYHSIYQCGYELQKQGFRIINDICWFKPNAAPNLTRKCFTASHETILWAIKDPLQKQKYHYELMKNTDWMGDIINKKGKQMRSVWCIPTTPAREKIHGKHPTQKPIALLERIILSSTDEGDLVLDPFNGSGTTGVVAKKYHRNYIGIDINIDYLKLTIERIKDTL from the coding sequence ATGAGCTATAGTAAATATTTTTCTGCTGAAGGTTTCTGCTTATATTGGGGAAATTGTATGGAAATTTTAAAAGAACTTGAACCCAACTCAATAGATATGATTTTTGCCGATCCTCCCTACTTTTTATCGGATGGAACCATAACTTGTAAAAGCGGAAAAATGGTAAGTGTGAAAAAGGGTGACTGGGATTTGCTTGATGAATTTAATAACAAATCAGAATTCCACCATAAATGGATTTCTGTATGTAGACAAATATTAAAACCATCAGGAACTATTTGGATTAGCGGAACCTACCATTCAATTTATCAATGTGGTTATGAGTTACAAAAACAAGGGTTTAGAATTATTAATGATATTTGCTGGTTCAAACCTAATGCAGCTCCAAACCTTACCAGAAAATGTTTTACTGCTTCTCACGAAACAATTCTTTGGGCAATTAAAGACCCCTTACAGAAACAAAAATATCATTATGAGCTAATGAAAAATACTGACTGGATGGGAGATATTATCAATAAGAAAGGTAAACAAATGAGAAGTGTTTGGTGTATTCCAACTACACCTGCAAGGGAAAAAATACACGGAAAACATCCAACTCAAAAGCCCATAGCATTATTGGAAAGAATCATTTTATCTTCTACCGATGAAGGGGACCTTGTTCTCGATCCCTTTAATGGAAGCGGTACTACCGGTGTTGTTGCTAAAAAATATCATAGAAATTATATAGGAATAGATATCAATATTGATTATTTGAAATTGACCATTGAAAGGATAAAAGATACTCTTTAA
- a CDS encoding type II restriction endonuclease: MKQLSVYKKLKLNSPEKVFNYLINTMLPTINNWSYLVDWEKVSKHIKDIEICLNTMNYLIGKKNIHNEFQYLLKKHPEIKHILPVLVACRKDSITLLTSNDENDLQAKEFNFKNLSDEDALNFADRAGLLQLLSSNKIKNLVDYVFGIEVGLDSNARKNRAGKAMEQLMNNHIKRICEKNNLEYLASANKSKVEKHWGIDLPVDKTNRKVDFIIKKDRQLFLCEVNFYNVVGSKLKSTAGEYKNIYNFWKSHNLQFIWITDGWGWKTTQRPLQEAFNELDYILNIKMVLDGVLEYILTN, encoded by the coding sequence TTGAAACAATTATCTGTATATAAAAAATTAAAACTGAACAGCCCCGAAAAAGTATTTAACTATCTTATAAATACTATGTTACCTACAATCAATAACTGGTCTTATCTTGTTGACTGGGAAAAAGTATCCAAGCACATAAAGGATATTGAAATATGCCTAAATACAATGAACTATCTCATAGGCAAAAAGAATATCCACAATGAATTTCAATATCTTCTGAAAAAACATCCGGAAATTAAGCATATTTTACCTGTTCTTGTTGCTTGCAGAAAAGATAGTATTACCCTGTTAACTTCTAATGATGAAAATGACCTCCAAGCAAAAGAGTTCAATTTTAAAAACCTTTCTGATGAAGATGCCTTAAATTTTGCTGACAGAGCTGGTTTATTACAGTTATTAAGTTCAAACAAAATAAAGAACTTGGTTGATTATGTTTTCGGAATTGAAGTAGGATTGGATTCCAATGCCCGCAAAAATAGAGCAGGAAAAGCAATGGAACAATTAATGAATAATCATATTAAAAGGATTTGTGAAAAAAACAACCTTGAATATTTAGCATCTGCTAACAAGTCAAAAGTAGAAAAACACTGGGGAATTGACCTTCCTGTAGATAAAACAAATCGTAAAGTTGACTTCATAATAAAAAAAGACCGTCAGTTATTTTTATGTGAAGTCAATTTCTACAACGTTGTCGGTTCAAAATTAAAATCAACAGCAGGTGAATATAAAAATATCTATAACTTTTGGAAAAGTCATAACCTACAATTTATATGGATAACTGATGGTTGGGGTTGGAAAACAACGCAAAGACCCTTGCAAGAAGCATTTAATGAGCTTGATTATATCCTGAATATAAAAATGGTTTTGGATGGTGTTTTAGAATATATCCTTACTAATTGA
- the gyrA gene encoding DNA gyrase subunit A produces MSETTNIIPVQIEEQLKQAYLDYSMSVIVSRALPDIRDGLKPSQRRIIYAMHELNLTPGSHFRKCAKIAGDTSGNYHPHGEQVVYPTLVRLAQPWIMRYPLIEGQGNFGSIDGDPPAAMRYTEARLQKITMEMLTELEKDTVEFRSNYDETRQEPTVFPARFPNLLVNGSSGIAVGMATNMPPHNIGEVCDAIIALIDNPDLQPLDLLEYIKGPDFPTGGFILGTEGIREYFETGRGKIIMRGETEIETLPNDIEQIIIRSIPYQLSTSQLIERMVELVKDKKIEGISDIRDESGRDGMRIVIQVKRNHDAQVVRNLLYKYTQLQSTFGVINLCLIDGVPQVVNMKEMLQNFIDFRHEVVLRRTQFDLRNAKERLHILEGLKIALDNLDEVIALIRASQTPNDASVGLQEKFGLSEIQAKAILDMRLQRLTGLERDKIETEYQELLIIIARLTELVEHKELRMNLIKEETAEIRDKFADKRLTTIIPAPAGSFNMEDLIADEMVVVTITHDGYVKRLPVDTYKVQARGGKGLSASNLKEEDFIQYLFVASTHSYILLFTDHGMCYWLKVFEIPEASRTARGKAIVNLVKLAEGDRIKAFVTLKDFHPEQNIVMCTRNGLVKKTPLTAFSHPRSIGIKAIKLREGDELIDARICEAGDDILLATHDGKCNRFSESEIRSMRRFSQGVKGIRLRNGDYVISMTIATAQDQLENGKPNSSTILAISEKGYGKRSPISSYSVTRRGSMGVITLKTNERNGYLAALMLVRDDDDLMIITQGGMIIRQRVSEISVVGRNTLGVRLINLAPNDVVRDISLVHSEPDEESLDKEVETLKAKPASNLEEFADGEDEEFAEEDEEEIEEMDESEEDLENEEDNE; encoded by the coding sequence ATGTCTGAAACAACCAATATTATTCCTGTTCAAATAGAAGAACAACTAAAACAAGCATACCTTGATTATTCTATGAGTGTGATTGTTTCACGCGCCTTACCCGATATTAGGGATGGCTTGAAACCCTCTCAACGCCGAATAATCTATGCGATGCATGAACTTAATTTAACTCCCGGAAGTCACTTTCGTAAATGTGCAAAAATTGCCGGGGACACAAGTGGTAACTATCATCCTCACGGAGAACAAGTTGTATATCCTACTTTAGTGCGTTTGGCACAGCCCTGGATAATGCGTTATCCGTTAATTGAAGGTCAGGGAAATTTCGGTTCCATAGATGGTGATCCGCCTGCAGCAATGCGATATACAGAAGCACGCCTGCAAAAAATAACAATGGAAATGCTTACCGAACTGGAGAAGGATACCGTTGAATTTAGAAGCAACTACGATGAAACCCGTCAAGAACCTACTGTTTTTCCTGCGCGGTTTCCCAATTTACTGGTAAACGGTTCTTCCGGAATCGCTGTTGGAATGGCAACCAATATGCCACCCCATAATATAGGTGAGGTCTGTGATGCCATTATTGCTCTGATTGATAATCCCGATTTGCAACCATTGGACTTGCTGGAATATATTAAGGGACCCGATTTTCCAACTGGTGGTTTTATTTTGGGAACTGAGGGAATAAGAGAATATTTTGAAACGGGTAGAGGCAAAATTATTATGCGGGGTGAAACTGAAATTGAAACCCTACCCAATGATATAGAACAGATTATAATTCGTTCCATTCCCTATCAGCTTTCTACAAGTCAGCTTATAGAACGAATGGTGGAGCTGGTGAAAGACAAAAAAATTGAAGGCATTAGCGATATTCGGGATGAATCCGGACGCGATGGAATGCGCATTGTAATTCAGGTAAAACGCAATCATGATGCTCAAGTAGTGCGTAATTTGCTTTATAAATATACACAGCTGCAATCCACTTTTGGCGTAATTAATCTCTGTCTGATAGATGGTGTTCCGCAAGTTGTGAATATGAAAGAAATGCTGCAGAATTTCATTGATTTTCGGCACGAAGTTGTTTTACGCCGCACTCAATTTGACCTGCGCAATGCCAAAGAACGATTGCACATTTTAGAGGGCTTGAAAATAGCTCTGGATAATCTGGATGAGGTTATTGCTCTAATCCGTGCTTCACAAACACCAAATGATGCCAGCGTCGGTTTACAGGAGAAATTTGGCTTAAGCGAAATTCAGGCAAAAGCTATTCTGGATATGCGTCTCCAACGCTTAACCGGTTTGGAACGCGATAAAATTGAAACGGAATATCAGGAATTGTTGATTATTATTGCTCGTCTTACCGAACTTGTTGAACATAAAGAACTTAGAATGAATTTAATTAAGGAAGAAACAGCTGAAATTAGAGATAAATTTGCTGATAAAAGGTTAACTACAATTATCCCTGCTCCGGCTGGAAGTTTCAATATGGAAGACCTGATTGCGGATGAAATGGTGGTTGTTACTATCACTCATGATGGCTATGTAAAACGCTTACCTGTTGATACCTATAAAGTTCAAGCCAGAGGAGGAAAGGGTTTAAGCGCTTCCAATCTGAAAGAAGAGGACTTTATTCAATACCTCTTCGTTGCCAGCACTCATTCCTATATCTTGCTTTTTACCGATCATGGAATGTGTTACTGGCTAAAGGTTTTTGAAATTCCGGAAGCAAGTAGAACAGCTAGAGGAAAAGCCATTGTGAATTTGGTAAAACTTGCTGAAGGAGATAGAATTAAAGCTTTTGTAACTTTGAAGGATTTCCATCCCGAACAAAATATCGTGATGTGCACGCGTAACGGTCTGGTTAAAAAAACACCTTTAACCGCTTTTTCGCATCCTCGCTCCATCGGTATTAAAGCTATCAAACTGAGAGAAGGCGATGAATTGATTGATGCCAGAATTTGTGAAGCGGGAGATGATATTCTTCTGGCTACTCATGATGGAAAATGCAATCGTTTCAGTGAAAGCGAAATCCGTTCTATGCGTCGTTTTTCCCAAGGTGTGAAAGGAATTCGTTTGCGCAATGGAGATTATGTAATATCTATGACTATTGCCACTGCTCAGGATCAATTGGAAAACGGTAAACCCAATTCCTCCACTATTTTAGCTATTAGTGAAAAGGGTTATGGCAAACGAAGTCCTATTTCCAGTTATTCTGTTACCAGAAGAGGTTCTATGGGTGTTATAACCCTGAAGACAAATGAACGAAACGGTTATTTGGCTGCTTTGATGCTGGTGCGGGATGATGACGATTTAATGATTATCACTCAAGGCGGAATGATTATCCGACAACGCGTTTCCGAAATTTCCGTGGTGGGAAGAAATACTTTGGGAGTGCGTTTGATAAACCTTGCTCCCAATGATGTAGTGCGCGATATATCTCTTGTTCATTCAGAACCGGATGAGGAATCCCTGGATAAAGAAGTGGAAACCTTGAAGGCAAAACCAGCTTCTAACCTGGAAGAATTTGCAGATGGGGAAGATGAAGAATTCGCTGAAGAAGATGAAGAAGAAATTGAAGAAATGGATGAATCGGAAGAAGACCTTGAAAATGAAGAGGATAACGAATAA